Proteins from a single region of Lepus europaeus isolate LE1 chromosome 4, mLepTim1.pri, whole genome shotgun sequence:
- the PDLIM4 gene encoding PDZ and LIM domain protein 4 isoform X4: MPEGRSWPSAPDDGKAQAHRIHIDAEAQDGSPATSRRPSITGIGPEDGRPGLESPYGQPPRLAVPHNGSNSEGVLPAQMSALHVSPPSSADPARGVARSRDCRVDLGSEVYRMLREPPEPTAAEPKQSGSFRYLQGMLEAGEGVWLPTAPSTQKKWRLMSPTRAPVFRGAARVWRATEPQARGQAGRPAERPARPARVHALRPRDRRHHRQGAGQALPPGMLHVLRLRPEPQAARVLLPGRAALLREPRQGARQAARGLRRGGRVSQRQGGARLSPRLRPVPALSSFRA; this comes from the exons gaCGGCAGTCCAGCGACCAGTAGGCGGCCCTCCATCACTGGGATTGGGCCAGAAGATGGCAGACCAGGCCTGGAATCTCCGTATGGACAGCCCCCTCGCCTTGCGGTCCCTCACAATGGCAGCAACAGCGAGGGCGTCCTGCCAGCCCAGATGAGCGCCCTGCACGTATCTCCACCCTCCAG CGCTGACCCAGCCAGAGGCGTCGCGCGGAGCCGGGACTGCAGAGTCGACCTGGGCTCAGAGGTGTACAGGATGCTGCGGGAGCCCCCGGAGCCCACGGCCGCGGAGCCCAAGCAGTCAGGCTCCTTCCGCTACTTGCAGGGCATGCTGGAGGCCGGCGAGGGCG TATGGCTACCGACAGCCCCAAGCACCCAGAAGAAGTGGCGTCTGATGTCCCCAACCCGCGCTCCGGTTTTCAGGGGAGCggccagggtctggcgggccacGGAACCTCAAGCCCGCGGCCAAGCTGGGCGCCCCGCTGAGCGGCCTGCAAGGCCTGCCCGAGTGCACGCGCTGCGGCCACGGGATCGT AGGCACCATCGTCAAGGCGCGGGACAAGCTCTACCACCCGGAATGCTTCATGTGCTGCGACTGCGGCCTGAACCTCAAGCAGCGCGGGTACTTCTTCCTGGACGAGCGGCTCTACTGCGAGAACCACGCCAAGGCGCGCGTCAAGCCGCCCGAGGGCTACGACGTGGTGGCCGTGTATCCCAACGCCAAGGTGGAGCTCGTCTGAGCCCGCGCCTCCGCCCCGTGCCCGCTCTCTCTAGCTTCCGCGCGTGA